DNA sequence from the Chlorocebus sabaeus isolate Y175 chromosome 25, mChlSab1.0.hap1, whole genome shotgun sequence genome:
GCCCCCCTCCTCCTGGGACTCTTAGGCACGCCGAGTGGCCACCTGCCCACTGTCCGCATGCTGGGTGTGCGGGCCGCACCCCCGTCGCTGCGTGCTGGTGCCCCTCGCTGCCCAGAAGCGCATACCCAGCCAGCTCTGAAACCTGAGGAAGCGGGAACTTTTAAGAgacccccccctccccccacagCCATACCCCATGCACTGCTGCCCCTTCTCCACCCCACGGTGGGAGCAAATCCTCCAGGCTCTGAGCTACCCCTGTGTTTCCCAGGAGCCACCCTGTGGAATTCCAGCTAGCACTCAGCTCCTCACCATCGCTGCAGGCTCAGGCTCAGGACCCCCACACAGGCCATcttccccagccccagctggACACAGGTCCCGGGACATACCTGTGGGCAGAGCCACTTACTGAGCCTTAGGCTAACTCCCCAGCCGACTACCTCCAGCCCCGCTGTGGGCTGCCTGTGGAGGAAGGTGCTGAGTGGGGCGCTTGTAGCTTTTGCTGGAATGGTAGCAGCTCCATGCAGATGGGCattctggggtggggtgggggcaaagTTGTGGGGAGGTTCTAAACCAAGTGTGGAGGCTGACAGAACCCGCCCTGGGGGAGGGAGTAGCGTTTTCAAAAGGAAAGGCCCAGTTTGGTATAAGACTGTCAAGACGTCAAGCAGGCCTGAGGTTAATTCCAGCAGTGACCTAACGTGCCATCTGCCagtccctcccctctcctgcctcagtttccctacctaGAATTGGTTCAGATGACCTCTAAGGCCCTCCCAGCTCTGTTACATTGTGCTCTACAAATTCTATGGTTCCTTTCTCCTTATCACCCTGCTGCGCAGAGAACCTTGCTCGCAGCCCAGTTGTCTCCTGTCTCTTCCGGTAAGGACTTCTGGCCACTAAAGTCCTGGGATGCGTGCCAACCTCAGTACCCTCCTTGTACCTCCACCACTGGATGGGGCAAGGGGTAGAGCAGAGCCCACTGCCCGGCACAAGCTGAGAGGCAGCTGGTCAGGACATAGTGTTCTGGGCAACTCCCAGCCCTCCCCTGCCACATTCTGGTCCCTGTCGTTTCTTTCCATACTGGGATGGAGGGTAAGAAGCAGGAGGGGGCTTCTACCTCCCAAGTAGTGTGGAAATTTCTCCATTGCCAAATCCCATTCACTAGAGGCAGACCCAGGAGTGTGTGGGAGCTGAACCcactaccattttttttcttgaactcaTAGAGACTGGAGACCCCCAAGGTTGGGGACAGAGTGGAGCATGAATGACTGGGCTAAAGCACGGGGGGCTTGGGGTGGCTGTGCTCAGCATTCAAACGAGCACCTCCTGCTGGAGCTACCGAGTCCAGGGGAGAGACCAGAGAGATCCTgccccacctacccacccatgcACTGTCCTCTCCCCATGCTAGCGCTTCACGGATGGCATCACCAACAAGCTGGTGGCCTGCTACGTGGAGGAGGACATGCAGGACTGCGTGCTGGTCCGGGTGTATGGGGAGCGGACGGAGCTGCTGGTGGACCGGGAGAATGAGGTCAGAAACTTCCAGCTGCTGCGAGCACACGGCTGTGCCCCCAGACTCTACTGCACCTTCCAGAATGGGCTGTGCTACGAGTACATGCAGGGTGTGGCCCTGGGGCCTGAGCACATCCGTGAGCCCCGGCTTTTCAGGTGAGGAGGGTGCCAGGGCCTCTGTCTCTACTATTCTTCAGGCCTCGGGCTTGGAAATCCTTGGCATGTGGGGTCCATGGTAGAGAGTTGTAAGATCTGTGAGTTCCCTGAAATTGCATGAAAAATGCAGGTTTATATGCATCGCTCTGCAGAGAGGGGCTGTTGCTTTCTACAGATTTGAAGTGGTGCCTGCTAGAAGGATGAGTTctgggggaggaaaggaagaattgTGATGAACATGGGAGCAGAGGACCTGGTTCCCTAAGTGCAGCAGAGATCTGCTTCCTGGCACCATGCCTCAAATCTCTGCCCACTCCAAGTCTGACCTGGAAACATCTCAGAGCCTTAGAAACGAAATGTGAGCCAGATCCCCAGGGCACTCAGGGTTTTCTACCTCTGTCTCTGTTTGTCAAGGAAAATGGGCCCTATCCAGGGTACGCATGGTTTTACCTGCCCAGGGAGATGCTATCTCTTCTGCCAGTCTGAGCTCCTTCCGGGTTCCCTGATGAAGTGGGAACCCAGGTTTGGGGAACTGTCAAGGCCTCCTTTCAAAGGCTCACAAGAATCTGTGGCTCCTGGGGAGCCCCTCCCAGTAAATGCTTGGATGTGTAGGGCCCAGGAACTGGACTTTTCCTTCAAGCCCTGGGAATGCTGTGGAGACTGGAAAGGGGGAGGACCAAAGAAGGACCCCTAGCATCTCCCTCTCCTCTGTGTCAGAATAAGGATGGCAAGGAgtgtcctccttcctccctccaatGCCATGAGCCACATGGAGGGCACTGAGGCTTGAGTGAGGCCCGACGCAGGCTGGGGTTTACTCCTGACACTGGGACAGTGGCACGGGGGTCTGCCTAGGAGCCTTGGCATCTGCCCAGGCTAATCCAAGGGGAAGGAGGCCTTGCATACTGAGGGGAAACAAGCCCACCTGGGTGTAGAGCAAGAAGCTTCTTTGCTTCCTCACCTGCCACCCACTTAACCCCAAATGCACCTGGCTCTGTTTGTGCATGCCTTCTGCAGGGACTTAGAAGAAGAGGATCTGAGAGCTCTTCCACCTCCATGCTCATAAGCGGCTGGTCAGGCGGGATATTTGTGTTGTATAttgtagctgtgtgtgtgtgtgtgtgtgtttgtgtgtgtgtatgtatgtcttgAGGGTGTGACAGGCATACAAACCTATGCAGGGGTGTTTGCAGGCTCCAGCTGAACAGTTCCAATAGGACCCAGACTGGAGATGTGAAGTCAGAGTAGTGTACAAGGGACCCTGCCCTGacttcggccactgcactcccccaGCTCTCCCTCAGTCTGGTGCATATAAGCTCAGATATTAACAGGTCGTCACCCCTCCCAGGATCCCTCCACCTCTGTGTATCCGATGCTGTCACTCATCCTCTCACGCAAACAATTACCATTGTCAAGAAGATTGAAGGTGGATTTAGGTTCCATAAGAAGAACGTGGCACCTGGGGTAGAGCCCAAAATTGGGATAGGTGTAGGAGGTAGGCCCTTCCTTGATGGTTTTCCCAGGATAGACCATCATCCCTCTGGGTGAAGTGAATGTCTGTGGGGGAGGCCTCCAGGAGCCACCCTCTACATGTTCCCTTgaaccccacccccaacctcagCCTGCTGAGGCTTTGTAGCATGAAAATGCTGAGTGTTGAGGTTACTTTCATTGCTATTCCAGACAACGGACCTATTGATATTCAAGAAAACGCTCTGTTCATGCTCTGTTCCGAATCTTCCTTTGGGAAGGGAAGGCCTGAGTCTCAGGTCTGTTTCCCTGCCTTGCCCAAACCCTGGTGGGTTCCCTTCTGCCCCAGGGCCTCTGGCCTTTGAAAGAAAGCACAGCCTTCCTCTCTCACCCACAAGGTTGCTGCCACACCCCTTGTCTCCCACCCTTTAGGAGGTGGGAGTCTTGGGGGCTTCCAGAGGAACCCCAAAACTGCTCTGTTATCCCAATAGGGTTTGGCCTGCCTCTTCCCGGGGCCTTGCAAGAGAGAGAATGTCCCTGGAACAGCTTGGTAACAAGGTTTCAAACAGCCAATGCCTTTGTTGTCTTTCCCAGTGATTGTTATTTGAGCAACAGGCAGAGGCTGTATGTTGGAAGGAAGCTGAATGTTGGAGTCTTAGCAGACGGTTGGGGGGTGGGACAGCAGAAGGGAAGACTGGCAGAGGACTGGGAGGGcctagctgggacacagggcctCGGGCGATGGGGTCTTTATCAAGGCCCTCCTTCTCTGACCGGTCAGTCTTCCACTCACCCCCACCTTCTCCCAGCAACCTTCCCTACCACCACTCCTCTCCTGAGACCTTGGATAATGTCCACAGGAGAACTTGAAAATAGAACGCTGGCTTGTTTCGCGTCCTTGGCACCCAGCTGCCAGCATCAACTCCCTATAGCAGAGGAAGGGGCTGCCCTGGGCCAGCCTGTTTCCCTtcccaccttggccaggctgataaGAGGCGGGCATTTCTTCCCTGCCTGGTATCACTACCCCCTGATCTCTTGGTGCAAAGTGACCTATGTTCACGTCCCCTGAGAGGATGGATCAGAGTCTGGGGAGAGGAGGGcccggcccgccccgcccccATCCCCAGGTGCCCGTTTGTTCTCAAGAGTTGCTATGGGTACACTGGGGTAGAACAAGGCCACTGACCTGTGACCAACAGCCCCACTGCTCTGCCCTTCTGCTCCCTGAGGCAGCCCCAGCCTGGCACTGGAAAGGGAGCTGTCAGACTAAGGTCGTAATTCATTTTCCTCCCTTGTGCTGAGACCTTCCTTCTGCAGGACCTGTGCTCCTAAGGGACTTGCGATCGTCCCATCCTTGGCCCTCTGGCTAGTGCCCTGGTGGGCCTGGAGGGCCCCTATCTGGCCAGCCGGGGATGAGTGGGGAAGGCAATGTCCCAGCACTGATGCTCTACTCTTCCTGTTCCCTGCTGTAGGTTAATCGCCTTAGAAATGGCAAAGATTCATACTATCCACGCCAACGGCAGCCTGCCCAAGCCCACCCTCTGGCACAAGATGTACAATTATTTCACGCTTGTGAAGAACGAGATCAACCCCAGGTACAAAGATCTGGGAGGGTCCAAGGCTGCCTTAATATGATCTCCCTTCCCCATCCTTTTGGCTCCAGCCCACCCTGCTAGGAGGTTTAAGGGCTCAGGTCccggggaggaggctggggagttTCTCCTGCAGTCCCTTCAGTCCTAGTTGCTAAGCCTCTGTCTCCAAGCAGAGTTAGGCCCGCTGACTAAGGAGCTTAGATGAGCAGTTTTATACCCATGTgctcatttctccttcactctgTGCTTGTGGCAGGGACCAGGGTTGGGGATAACATTTCCCCATTTTACTTAGAGGATGCTGAAGCTCAGAGACTGAGCTTGGCCCAGTGTTATGGGGCTTGTGAAAGGCAGGGCTTCTGTTTCCCAGCCCAGGGCTCTTTCCACCTGCCCTGCCTTCTGAACCATGAGCAGGGCAGGGCCCTCAGAATGAGGTGGGACTGAGCTTAGCATCAGTCAGAAGAACTCAACTCATCAGCTGACAAGCCCTTGGAGACATCAAGGTTCCTGCTACTTCCCAAGACCCCTCTTGTCCCCATGTGCCTTAGGGGACCCTGCCCCCACCTTGCTCAGACTGATAGCTTGCTGCTTCCCTCACTGCTCTTCACAGGAAAGGAGATAGTCCACCCATCCTGACATTGCTCTTCCCCAATAAGACAGAGTTCCCTGAGTTTTCCCTTAAGCACTCTGACCAGCGACCTGAGAGTCCTCCAAGCCTTTAGATACCTGACTCCCCAGCACACCCTGAGTGCTGAGGAAAGGATGGAGGCCTGGAGGAAAGCGTGGTGtcttgccttccttcctcccaaaAAAGGCAGTAGTGAGTCTCTGCTTCCTTCACGCTCCCTGCTGGGCTTGGCCATCACCCGTCTTCCAAATGTTCATGGGAGTAGGGTGCAGAAGAGGTTTGAGGTGAATGGTGTGTCTTCTCTCTTCCAATAATAATGAACTCTATCCCCATTTTGAGAATGTCTCTGTCACACGCATGCATGACTTTATCTGCATCATCCCACGCCATGCTTATCCAGCACTGCTTTGGGACTATTTGTCCAAGGTGGCCCAGGCCTGCCCTCTCTTTGACCATGTTCAGACCTTGTATGTCAGATATTCTTTCTGGGACAAGGACCTCCTTTTCCCTTAGGGCTAGAACAGTTCATAGAGAACAGGTCCTTCCAACCCTTCAGCCCACAGCTCTTATTTGACAGATGGAAAACCGAGGCCCAGGGAGGGGATGGGACCTGCCCAAGGTCGCTGATCAGTGGCAGCTTAGCAACTAGAGCCAGGCTTCTGGTGCTCAGACATAATCCTTGATACTGCAGCTTCCTTTGACTGTGCtgtcactgtgtgaccttgggggtAACCTTATTGGGAGGGAGTAATCCTGGGAGAAGAGCTGGCCCAATCTCTTTGCTCTTGTCACACCTTTGAACCTTGGACAAAccaagttgcttaacttctttgagcctctTTAGGGGATGATCCATGCCCTAAGCTGCCTGAGTGCCCAAAAGCAGAACAATGATGAGCAATCATTTAGACGAGATAAGCACCTGGAGCTCCAGGCATTGCCTAATAACCCTGAATTATTCAATCCTTCATTTCACAGACATTGATTGACtggaatttaaaacaatttaaaaatgaacatgacACTGgccctgccctcaaagagcttaaGAGCCATCTAGGTACACAGGACATGCCCATACACAGCTGCAAAATAAGGCAGGGTGTGTAATGTATGCTGGGTATGCTGGGAGTGGGAGAACCAGGGAAAGTTGTCTTGGCAGAGTTGGCATGGCAGAAATGAACAGGGAGGCTACTCCAACTGGAGGAGATGGCTGGAGCAGGGTTTGCTCCTGAGTGACGAGTAGATGAGGTTGGCTGGAGCAGATCTTTGGGAGGACCTGGGAAGGGTCTGGGGGCAGGGGTGAACTACAGAGTTGGAGCTAGGTGGTAAGGGGCCTTAAATGTCAGGCTAAGTAGCCAAGATTTAATTTAGCAAGTAGTGGGAAGTCATGAAGATGTTTGTGTCAGAGACTCAGGCCAGTAACCTGACCAGGACTGGGCTTTAGGAAGAAAGTCTTCTAGCATCATGAGGGACAGATTGGTGGGGGAGGGTGGATTTGAGGTAGGGAGACCAGTTGGGAGTGATGTAATTAAGTGGACAAGATCTAGGACTAGGATTCCCAAACTTTCAGCATAAGATTCCCCTGAAGTGTCCAACTTTGGAGATCGATTGAGAAGTCTTGCATTTGCACCCTAGGAaacggccttttttttttttttttttttttttttttgctctgttgcccaggctggagtgcagtgggatgatctcggctcaccacaacctctgtttcccaggctcaattgattcttctgcctcagcctcccaagtagctgggattaccggtgcccaccatcatgccttgctaatttttgtgtttttagtagagacaaagtttcgccatgttggccaggctggtcttgaactcctggcctcaagtgatccacctgccacagcctcttaaagtgctgggattacaggtgtaagccactgcgcccggccaggaagcCACATTTTGTTAGgcaccccaggtgattctgaggcaAGTGATAGAGGCAAGGGATTGAGGAATATTGCCCTAGGGCAACTTGAGGTGGCGGATGGAGAATAGGATGTGTCAGAGACCTGTGGAAATAGATTCGGTAGCCTCAGTGTCGGACACGGATGTGGCCAGAGTGGCTGGGAGAACGTGGGGTGGATAACTGGGTCAGGCATCACGAGGAGATACCGGTGGGTTGGTTGTTGGGAGGGCAAAGGGATAAGCCAGTAAGCTCAAATGCCTAGAAAGAGCCCTGTGGGGAGAAAGTACTCTTGCCTGTCCAGATCTTGACAGCAGAGTAGAGACTGGCCAGACAGCAGTCCTGATATCAGGAGGAACCCCAAGGCTTCCCTGCAGAGACCTCTagccccctcctccccttcctgctgGCCCTGGGgcagaggagcaggaggagcagTTTTTCCTGGGCAGTGTTTCTGGGATGTGGTGGTGGTTATTCTTCTGCCAATTACGCCTTGAAAGAGCCCCGTGGTGGCCGGACTGAAGGTAGCGAAGCTGGCGATGTTTCAAGTGCTCAGGGGAGGGAAGCAGAGCAGTGAGGGAGGCCCCGGGGAGATAGAAGGCCAGGATTGTTCCCACAGTAACCATCTGCGTGGCCTTGGGGTGGGCAGGGTGGGGTTCAGACTGAGGTCAGGGATAGAGCAGCAGGCATCCTGGATGTCAGAGCCATGTTTTTCAGGCCAGGACCTGAGCAAACCAAAGGAACCCTCCTAATTCTTCTCTTTTGATGGTCTCagtccaagaaaaaaatataaaaggaatctTAAAAGGTAGCTTCTTAAGGAGAGCCAGGACTGAAACACATCTTACACAGACCTGTCAGCACAGATAAACTCCAGGAAGCATGGGGAAGGCCTCCCCCATATCACCCCTCCCAGCAGACTCCCTGGACTCAGAGGGGCCTTTGCAGAGCCTCTGAGGGGCACCCAGGCCTTCAGAGAGAGTGCACAGCCCTCACAATTAGGAGACTCCATTCGATTTGGATCCTTGGACGGGCTGAGGACCACTTTCCTTAGATGAAGAAGTAAAGGATCCAGCAGCGCAAGAGGtatctggaggctgggaggaagcctctttcctcccttcagcctcagtttccccatgggGCTGGACTAGATGACCTCAGATCTTCTTGAGCTTTGACCTTCTCAAAGCCTGAAAGGGACCCTGTGCTCTCTTCCTTCTCCAGAGGGGACAGAGGAGTGCTTCAGTGGCTGAATGCTCTTCCTCATGTTCTGGCCCCTGGGCTGGGTGAGGGAGTGATCCGTCTGTCCCGTGGGAAGGCGAGAGAGGGCCGGTCTCATTCTCATCCTCCTCTATGTGCTCTTGCTACCCTGGACAGAGAAACACAAACAGGTGACACAGGAATGGAGATAAAagcccagcctcctcccctctgCCCATTGGTGGTTCTAGGTTTTTAAGGACTGTGGTGTTTGGCCTTTTCAGTGTACACAGACCTGTGTGCCTCCTGGGGACCAAAGTTCAGAGCATGCAAGCACAGTGGACCCTCATCAGACTTCCACATGGCCTCTGATAACTTGATTGATTGGCTGATTTCTTCATTCCTCAACATGTGTTTCCTTCAGCAGAAATGGCTGCTGAGTGcatgggatgggggtggggcaggaggagaggtGGACCCATGCATCTTTGTTCATTGCCCCCAAGTTGCACTTGCATGGTCTGGCAGGGGTCTGGGACAAGGGAACACTTACTCATAACTCAAGGTAGAAGGGACGAGTCACTGGGGAGCCACAGAGCAAGCATGCTCTCATTGAAGGCTTTAATGTTCCTTTGACAGTGTAGGAGTGAGCTAAAGAAGCTCTTGGTTTGCTTTCTCATGTGAGCCGATGGTCTGTTTGTGAAATGAGAGGTTAGACCAGACCGTCTCTCTGGTCCTTTCTACCTGTGACATGGTCAGCTGCTGGGGTGAGAGGGGGGCACACCAGGATATACCTCTGCCTCCTCAAGAGAGCTCCATTGCTCCAGCTCCCTGCCAGGGCACTACTCTTCCTGCCGGGGAGGATCTTTGTGGGACTCAGCTCGACTTAGGGAGCTGCACTTCCTCCTGGGGAGTTTTCCCAGCATCCTAAGAGCAGGTCTGTTTTGCATCTCTCCCCACTGCTCCTTGTTCTTAGTCTGGAATCCCCGAGTCTGGACACTCATTCTCACCTGCCTTGTCCTTTCCCTGTGTCTCCTTCCTTACGCTCCTGTCCATTTCACAAAGTAGCAGGGATGCCCTTAGTCAGTGACTTTATGCCCTGCCTCATGCTTTTATGCCCATGTCTTTATCAACTTCCTAGTGTAACCAGAGGAGTCAGAAGGACAGGATGCCTCagtgccattttacagatgacaaaagtGAGGGTCTAAGAGATTGGCCTTTTTTCCAAGGCCCCCCGTGCAGTAAGACAGAGGGAGTGATGAGGCTCAAACTCAGGGCTCTTGAGGCCAAGCACCTGCCTGTCTATCAGCCCTGCCTTCACTGGCTACCTTTTTTTTGCAACTGCCCAGCCTTTCTGCAGATGTCCCTAAGGTAGAGGTGTTGGAACAGGAGCTGGCCTGGCTGAAGGAGCATCTGTCCCAGCTGGAGTCCCCTGTGGTGTTTTGTCACAACGATCTGCTCTGCAAGAATATCATCTATGACAGCATCAAAGGTATGGCTTTTCTGGCCCCGGGGCAGTAGCAGGgctttggttggttggttagcTGGCTTCATGGATCTGTTCCTCCGGCTGGCACTTGGACAAGCAAAAGGAGACCTGGATTTAGGTCTTAAGTTAATTTGtaggagggaagggggaaaggaaataaaaaattcctaCTTTGAAAAGTCTGCgccaagggccaggcacagtggctcatgcctataatcctagcactttgggaggccaaggcatgtgaattgcttaagcccaggaattcaagaccagcccaggcaatgtggtgagaccctgtctctacaaaaaaaatacacaaaatttttCCTGgtttggtggtacatgcctatagtcctagctccttgggaggctgaggcaggaggatcacttgagcctgggaggcggaggttgccgtgagccatgatggagccactatactccagcctgggcaacagagcaagaacctattaaaaaaaaaaaaaaaaaaaaaaaagtctggccaggcgcggtggctcatgcctgtaatcccagcactttgggaggtcgagacgggtggaaggtcaggagttcaagaccagcctggccaacatggtgaaacgccccccatctctactaaaaatacaaaaattagccgggcatggtggcatgcacctgtaatctcaattactcaggaggctgaggcagaagaatcgcttgaaccagggaggcagaggttggagtgagctgagatcaagccaccgtactctagcctgggcgacagagcgagactctgtctcaaaacaaaaagacaaaaacaaacaaaaaaaatctgtgccaagaaagagagagagaacgaacACCTCCTGGTGTTGCTGATGAGAGCATCACCCCAGGGGGTATTAATACTTAGCTTTATTCCTGATCCTTAGCCATGCTGAGGACAGCTGTCTTTAGATGAGGAGAGCCTGAAGATCCAGCTGTGTGAGAGGGACACTGGGAACTAGGAagggcagatggatggatggatggaaagaagTAGCTTAGAAGACTGCTGCAGTGATGGGGTTGGGCAGGGTTGCTGCAGAGGCTGGCATCACTCAGTGGGTACATCCCAGAGATCTGCAGAAGCTTGACCAGGCTCTGTTGCCAGAGCTCCTGGGCCAACTCTCATCGACTCTCCTCTACTTCATAGGTCACGTGCGGTTCATTGACTATGAATATGCTGGCTACAACTACCAAGCTTTTGACATTGGCAACCATTTCAACGAGTTTGCAGGTGAGAGGGGCATTACTACAGTCATGTGCTTTGTAGTGGTGTTTCAGTCAATGACGGACCGCACGCATATAGATAGATGGTGGTCCTATGAGATTACTGTATATTTACGGTAAtagataccattttttttttttttttttttttttttttttttttttttttgagacggagtcttgctctgtcgcccaggctggaggctggagtgcagtggtgtgatctcagctcactgcaagctctgccccccgggttcacgctgatctcctgcctcagcctcccatgtagctgggactagaggcacccacataggtaccatatttttactgtaccttttctatgtttggatatgtttagatacatagaTACTTAGCATTGTGTTATAGTTACCTACAGTAttgagtacagtaacatgctgtacaggttt
Encoded proteins:
- the ETNK2 gene encoding ethanolamine kinase 2 isoform X1, producing the protein MAVPPSAPQPRASFHLRRHTPCPQCSWGMEEKAAASAGCREPPGPPRAAAVAYFGISVDPDDILPGALRLIQELRPHWKPEQVRTKRFTDGITNKLVACYVEEDMQDCVLVRVYGERTELLVDRENEVRNFQLLRAHGCAPRLYCTFQNGLCYEYMQGVALGPEHIREPRLFRLIALEMAKIHTIHANGSLPKPTLWHKMYNYFTLVKNEINPSLSADVPKVEVLEQELAWLKEHLSQLESPVVFCHNDLLCKNIIYDSIKGHVRFIDYEYAGYNYQAFDIGNHFNEFAGVNEVDYCLYPARETQLQWLHYYLRAQKGMAVTPREVERLYVQVNKFALASHFFWALWALIQNQYSTIHFDFLRYAVIRFNQYFKVKPQVSALEMPK
- the ETNK2 gene encoding ethanolamine kinase 2 isoform X3 → MAVPPSAPQPRASFHLRRHTPCPQCSWGMEEKAAASAGCREPPGPPRAAAVAYFGISVDPDDILPGALRLIQELRPHWKPEQVRTKRFTDGITNKLVACYVEEDMQDCVLVRVYGERTELLVDRENEVRNFQLLRAHGCAPRLYCTFQNGLCYEYMQGVALGPEHIREPRLFRLIALEMAKIHTIHANGSLPKPTLWHKMYNYFTLVKNEINPSLSADVPKVEVLEQELAWLKEHLSQLESPVVFCHNDLLCKNIIYDSIKGHVRFIDYEYAGYNYQAFDIGNHFNEFAGVNEVDYCLYPARETQLQWLHYYLRAQKGMAVTPREVERLYVQVNKFALGPSCVSSTMTASLQRCRVGNRHGEIARLTLSGLFPGISLLLGSLGPHPEPVLHHPL